CTGGACCTCGACACGCCCGACGATCTGCATCATTATTACCGACTGGCCGGAGACCTGGGTGAACCGCTGGTGGACCCGGCGCAACCGCACGATTGGGCGCTGGAGCACGAGCCGCATCCGGGTAAGTGACGTCTGTTTTTTTGAAGCCTTGCATAGATGGAAGGACCCATTATGGCCGAACGAGTAGCCCTTTATCTCCAGGATGCGCACCCGCTGCGCGACGCGATTGAGTACGTGCAGTACGCCGAAGGGCGCGGATTTGAGGCGGTCTGGCAGGCGGAGAGCCGCCTGGTGCGCGACGCGATCGTGCCGATGGCCGCGTATGGCGCGACGACCAAGCGCATCAAGATTGGGTCCGGCGTGGTCAATAACTGGACGCGCAACGCGGCCCTGACGGCGGCCACGTTCCTGACGCTGGACGACCTTGCGCCCGACCGCATGATCCTCGGCATCGGCGCGTGGTGGGACCCGCTGGCGGCCAACGTGGGCATCAAGCGCGAAAAGCCGCTGCTGGCGATGCGCGAGCACATCACCGTGGTGCGCGATCTGCTGGCGATGAAGAACGTCACCTTTAACGGCGAGTTCGTGAAGGTGAACGGCATCGAGCTGGACATCGTGCATGGACGCCGCGAGCCGCGCAACGTGCCGATCTACATCGGGGCGACGGGCATGAAGATGATGGCGCTGGCCGGTGAGATCGCGGACGGCGTGCTGCTCAACTACCTGGTGTCGCCCGCGTACAACGCGACGGCGCTGGAGAATCTGGAAAAGGGCGCAAAGCTGTCGGGCCGGACGGTGGACGAAATCGATCGCCCGCAGCTCGTGGTGTGTTCGGTGGACAGCGACCGGAAGAAGGCGCTGGACGGCGCGCGCAAGCTGGTCACCCAATACCTGGGCCAGCAGCCGCATATCATGAAGGCCAGCGGCGTCAGCAGCGACGTGCTGGACGAGATCCATCAGGTGCTGACGTGGCCCGCCACCGAAGAGCAGATCGAGCGCGCGATGGAGTTAGTGCCCGACGACGTGGTGCAGCTTATCACCGCCTCGGGCACGCCCGACGAAGTGCGCGCCAAAGTCCGCGAGTACATCTCGGCGGGCTGCACGTGCCCGGTGCTGTACCCGCTGGGGCCGGACGTGCGCATGATGATCGATACCTTCGCGCAGGACGATATCGTTTAGCGCTGATGGCTGAGACTCACGAGCACGAGCACGAGCCGTACCACGACCAGCAGGCGAGCGCCCGATGGTGCTTCGTGTGCGGGGTGGTGAACCCGGTCGGGCTGAAAATCAAGTTCTTCAACGACGGGTACCAACAGGTCGTGGCGCGGGTGACCTTCGGCGACGAGTACCAGAGTTATCCCGGCGTGGTGCATGGCGGGCTGATCGCGACGGTGCTCGACGAGACGATTGGGCGGGCGCTGCTGGCCGACGACAGGCCGGATCTGCGCTTCATGTTCACGGCGACGCTGAACCTGCGCTACCATAAGTCCGTCCCGCTGAACCAGGAAGTCACCGTGCGCGGGCGCATCGACAAGGATCGTGGCCGCGTCGTGCAGGCGAGCGGCGAAATGCTGCTGCCGGATGGCACGGTCGCCGTCGAGGCGGCATGCACGTTGGTCAACATCCCGCCGGAGCAGGTGGACGAAATGAAGGAACAGGACATCGGCTGGCAAGTTTACCCTTGATCGTCACAAGCGCCGCAGGTCACGCAGGATGCATTTCGCGATGAATGGAAGGGCCGGTCAGCAGCAGCGTCGTGCGTGGCTGGCCCTTTGTATTGCGGTGGGGCTGGTCGTCGTGCTCTACGTCAGCGCCAGCCTGGCACTCAGCCGCAGTCCCGTGCTGATGCCGCTCGACGACACCTACATTCACTTCCAGTACGCGCGCCAGATGGCGCTCGGTCACCCGATGATCTACAACCCCGGCGATCCGGCCACGTCCGGCGGCACGAGCCTGCTGTATCCGTCCGTGCTGGCGGTCGGCTATCTGGTCGGGTTCACCGGCTGGCGGCTGGCGCTGTGGGCGATGGCGGTCGGGGCGCTGGCGTTTTTCGGCAGCGCGTGGCTGGTGTATCTCATCGCGCGCGAGAATCCGCTGCTGGACGGCGCGCGCCAACACGGGATCGCGCTGGCCCTGGCGCTGGCCTATGCGGTCGGCGGGCCGTTCGTGTGGGCGGCGGTCAGCGGCATGGAGACGGCGCTGGTGCTGTTCGTGGCGCTGCTGACGTTTTACGCCGTGCAGCAGAACCGCCTGCGGCTGGGCGTGATTGCGGGCGTGCTGCTGACACTGGTCCGGCCCGAAGGCGTGATCCTGTCTGCGCTGGCGATGGCGGCGCTGCTGGTGCGGATTCCGTGCCCCGTGCGGCGACGGGACCGGCCCCGCCGGGCCGCGACGCTGGCGCTTCCCGTGATCGCGGCAGGCGTGCAGCCGCTGGTGACACTGATCGCGACGGGCACGACTTCCGCGTCGGGCATGCAGGCCAAGTCGCACCTCTACAACACCGGCGCGCCGCTGGATGCGCGTATCCGCACGATTCTGGAGTTCTTCGGGCGGATGTGGCGTGAGCTGCTTAGCGGCAGCAGCGAATATGCCGGCACGTTCACGTCGCCGCTGCTGGCCGAACTCGCGCTGGCCGGGCTGGTGCTGGGCGTGTGGATCGCGTGGCGGCGGCGCATGCTGAATGTGGCGGTGCTGGCGCTGGTCTGGATCCTGGCGCTGACGGCGGCGGTGTCTACGCTGGACACGGCGTTCTGGCAGTTCAAGCGCTACCAGCTCCCGGTGATGGCGCTGTTCTTTCCGGCGGCAGCGTGGACCTGCGGCGCGGTCGCGGACGCATTGGCGCGGCGCGGCCTGCCACGCTGGCTGGGGTGGGCGCTGCCCGCGCTGATCCTGGCCCCCGCGCTGCTGACGACGGTCACCTTTGCACGCAACTACGCCGAGAACGTGGCCGTCGTGCGCGACCAGCAAGTCCCGATGGCAAAATGGACCGTCGCGAACGTGCCCGGCGACGCGCGTATTGGCGTGCATGACGTGGGCGTGCTGCGCTACTTCGGCGATCACGGGCTGTACGACGTGGTCGGCCTGACGACGCCCGGCCCGGCGGCGGCATGGCGGCAGGGGCCGGGGGCCGTGTACGAGCACATGGCATCGAGCGCGTACCGGCCCGATTATTTCGCGCTCTATCCCGACGTGCAGGGCTTACGGTATTTGCTGGACGCGGGCGTGTTCGGGGAGGTGTTGGCCGAGTTCCCGGTCGAGCTGCCGCCGCACAACGTCGCGTCGGCGACGGATTATCAGGCGGTGTACCGCGCGGACTGGTCTAACACGCGCGCCGAAGAGCAGGTCGCGCAGATGACCACGCTCGCTTACCTGGGCGGCTTCGACCTCGTGGATCAGATCGACGTGGCGGACCTGGACAGCGAGGCCGCTCACGACTACGACTGGTGGCAGGGCGACCCGCCGCCGGGCTTCGTGACGGAGGTCTATCACCAGCCGTACATGGCGTGCGGGCTGGACGGCGACGGGTGCTGGGCCACGGATGGCGGGCGCGTGCTGACGGGCGGGGAAGCGTTCACGCTGCATACCCGGCCCGGCGAGGACCTGCTGCTGGTGACGCGCGTGCACGGGCGCACGGGGGTGCCGCTGGCGATCACGGTCAACGGCACGGCGCTGGCCGCGCGCGTGCAGCCGGGCGTACCCGGTCATTGGCTGGAAGTGGTACACTTGGTTCCAGGCGATCTGATCGACGGGACCGAGACGCACGTGCGCATCGAGGCCGAGATCGGCGATCCGGCGCAGGACGCCTATATGCCGTACTATCACTGGGCCTACCAGGGCACGTACCCGGACTCGCCGGACATTGCCGTGCCCCTGGCGACGCTGGGGCCGTCGGCGGAAATCGCGCTGGTGGAAGCGTCCGTCGAGCAGGCGCCGGATGCGGTGCAGGTGCGCCTGACGTGGGGCGAAACGTCGAGCCTGCCGGGCGACGGCATCGTGTTCGTGCACGTGTACGACGATCTCGACGCGCCGCCCGTCGCGCAGGTGGTCGAACGTCCGATGGGCGGCGTGCTGCCGCCCGCGAACTGGCTGCCGGGTGTGCTGGAAGACATGCACACGATCGGCCTGCCGCCGGATCTGCCTGCCGGAGTGTACACGGTGGCGGTGGGACTCTACGACGCACGCAGCGGCGAGCGTTATGCCGTGCAGAGTGACCACAGCGGCGGCGCTGGGCGCGTGATTGTTGGCGAAATCGTTATTGGAGAGGGTGAGTCGTGACGTTAGTGGACCGGCTGCGAAGCCGCTTTGAGGATACCGCGCACGTTGAGTGCCGTTCAGACTATTGCCAAGTGCAGACGTGAAGATTTTGGCGGTCAGCGATGTGGTCCTGCCGCAAATGCAGGACGCGGTCTATCTGGAACGAACCTACCAGGACGTCTCCCTGTTGGTCAGCTGCGGCGATATGGCTGCCGGATATCTGGATTTCATCGGCTCGATTCTGTGTCTGCCGCTGATGTTCGTGCGCGGGAACCATGACGGCAGCTACCAGCCCGGCCACCCGGGTGGCGACAACCTGCATGGCCGGATTATGACGATAGGCGAGCACTCATTTGCTGGCCTTGAGGGATCAATTCGCTATAATCAGGGGCCAGTGCAGTATACGGATCGTGAAATGTTTGCGCGGGTGTTGTGGATGCTGCCG
This sequence is a window from Aggregatilinea lenta. Protein-coding genes within it:
- a CDS encoding LLM class flavin-dependent oxidoreductase, whose protein sequence is MAERVALYLQDAHPLRDAIEYVQYAEGRGFEAVWQAESRLVRDAIVPMAAYGATTKRIKIGSGVVNNWTRNAALTAATFLTLDDLAPDRMILGIGAWWDPLAANVGIKREKPLLAMREHITVVRDLLAMKNVTFNGEFVKVNGIELDIVHGRREPRNVPIYIGATGMKMMALAGEIADGVLLNYLVSPAYNATALENLEKGAKLSGRTVDEIDRPQLVVCSVDSDRKKALDGARKLVTQYLGQQPHIMKASGVSSDVLDEIHQVLTWPATEEQIERAMELVPDDVVQLITASGTPDEVRAKVREYISAGCTCPVLYPLGPDVRMMIDTFAQDDIV
- a CDS encoding PaaI family thioesterase yields the protein MAETHEHEHEPYHDQQASARWCFVCGVVNPVGLKIKFFNDGYQQVVARVTFGDEYQSYPGVVHGGLIATVLDETIGRALLADDRPDLRFMFTATLNLRYHKSVPLNQEVTVRGRIDKDRGRVVQASGEMLLPDGTVAVEAACTLVNIPPEQVDEMKEQDIGWQVYP
- a CDS encoding metallophosphoesterase family protein — translated: MKILAVSDVVLPQMQDAVYLERTYQDVSLLVSCGDMAAGYLDFIGSILCLPLMFVRGNHDGSYQPGHPGGDNLHGRIMTIGEHSFAGLEGSIRYNQGPVQYTDREMFARVLWMLPRLLVSESVRGHGVDAFITHSPPQGIHDIPEDRAHRGFKAFHYLMRWARPRYLLHGHVDTWDRRQAIQTVFYRTAVVNINPVTVLDLGEAD